The following proteins come from a genomic window of Rutidosis leptorrhynchoides isolate AG116_Rl617_1_P2 chromosome 10, CSIRO_AGI_Rlap_v1, whole genome shotgun sequence:
- the LOC139872856 gene encoding pelargonidin 3-O-(6-caffeoylglucoside) 5-O-(6-O-malonylglucoside) 4'''-malonyltransferase-like: MKIEKLSTKLIKPFVPTPPTHNQYKLGLIDEFFVGINVGSVLFFSKNSNDNLKSVARLEKSLEKTLTRFYPLAGRYDDQTKTINCNDKGVEYISAKVNIKLEDVIVSEGDVNFIDDFIPSKNGVVDQLNDPLFTTQVTTFECGSLALGVCASHMIVDASTLSTFLNEWAVANREENEIESNGRPGFDPSPLLPPRGLPPFRLPITNDDVSTKYIRKKYSFNECVISNFKANRSNNTSQWSKVQSVSAILWKAFIAVDRATYNCRRESVLIQPINLRGRMASFIPINACGNIWSYFPTKATTDETTEELTDLLCDSLKKTISDWSKVYHDNKAGQMKILNGLIQLGSVDMQSTNVSGVTSWCKFPFYEADFGFGKPTWVVPGSLPVQNSVFVIDDSQGNGVEAYVLLDVKDVPIFEKALEVKDYTS, translated from the coding sequence ATGAAGATTGAAAAACTATCCACCAAATTAATCAAACCTTTTGTTCCAACCCCTCCAACACACAATCAATACAAGTTAGGACTTATAGATGAGTTTTTTGTTGGCATAAATGTAGGTAGTGTACTTTTCTTCTCCAAAAATAGCAATGACAACCTAAAGTCTGTTGCTCGTCTTGAAAAATCGCTAGAGAAAACGTTAACACGATTCTACCCTTTGGCAGGTAGATACGACGACCAAACTAAAACAATTAATTGCAATGACAAAGGTGTTGAGTACATTTCCGCCAAAGTTAACATCAAACTTGAAGATGTTATTGTTTCTGAAGGTGATGTTAACTTCATTGATGATTTCATTCCATCCAAAAATGGAGTTGTTGATCAACTTAACGATCCGTTATTCACAACTCAAGTGACCACTTTTGAGTGCGGAAGTTTAGCACTTGGTGTATGTGCATCACACATGATAGTTGACGCTTCAACACTCAGCACGTTCCTAAACGAATGGGCGGTTGCTAATCGCGAAGAAAATGAGATTGAATCAAATGGACGGCCTGGATTCGATCCCTCCCCGTTACTCCCTCCTCGTGGCTTACCTCCTTTTCGACTACCAATTACTAACGACGATGTGTCAACTAAATACATAAGAAAGAAATATTCATTCAATGAGTGTGTCATATCAAACTTTAAAGCAAACAGAAGTAATAACACAAGTCAATGGTCAAAGGTACAGTCGGTATCAGCGATCTTATGGAAGGCTTTCATAGCGGTTGATCGTGCAACATACAATTGTCGCAGAGAGTCTGTATTGATCCAGCCAATTAACCTAAGGGGGAGAATGGCATCCTTCATACCAATAAATGCCTGCGGGAATATTTGGTCGTATTTTCCCACAAAAGCTACGACTGATGAAACGACTGAAGAATTAACGGATCTTTTGTGTGATTCGCTTAAGAAAACCATAAGTGACTGGTCAAAGGTGTACCATGACAACAAAGCAGGACAAATGAAGATTTTGAATGGCTTGATACAACTAGGAAGCGTAGATATGCAATCGACTAATGTGAGTGGCGTAACGAGTTGGTGTAAGTTTCCTTTTTATGAAGCTGACTTTGGTTTCGGAAAGCCAACTTGGGTAGTCCCGGGATCATTACCAGTACAAAATTCAGTGTTTGTTATTGATGATTCACAAGGTAACGGGGTCGAAGCGTATGTATTGTTGGATGTTAAAGATGTTCCGATTTTTGAAAAAGCTTTAGAGGTGAAAGATTACACTTCTTAA